In one window of Frigoriglobus tundricola DNA:
- a CDS encoding SCO family protein: MVRRLLPLLALVAVGCGGAGSRTPTHPSPAQLDLDYPVGEFTLTERSGKTITDKDLRGQVWVGSFIFTRCSGPCPAVTNTMARLQRDLADDLKTGRVKLVTFTVDPARDDLAALKDYANNRQADPNNWLFLTGEEKTIHKLLQEQFKQAAERKLGPDVKPGDEFGHSTKLILVDRKGVIRGMYDGLPDDNFPDGKDLFESGLERLKGRVQELLK, encoded by the coding sequence ATGGTTCGCCGCTTGTTACCGCTCCTCGCGCTGGTTGCCGTCGGGTGCGGGGGCGCCGGTTCGCGCACGCCGACGCACCCGTCGCCCGCTCAACTGGATCTCGACTACCCCGTGGGCGAGTTCACGCTGACCGAGCGGAGCGGGAAAACGATCACCGACAAGGATCTGCGCGGGCAGGTGTGGGTCGGGTCGTTCATTTTCACGCGGTGCAGCGGCCCGTGCCCGGCGGTCACCAACACGATGGCCCGCCTCCAGCGTGACCTCGCCGACGACCTGAAGACCGGGCGGGTCAAGCTGGTGACGTTCACCGTGGACCCGGCGCGTGACGATCTCGCCGCGCTCAAGGACTACGCGAACAACCGCCAGGCCGATCCGAACAACTGGCTGTTCCTCACGGGCGAGGAAAAGACGATCCACAAGTTGCTTCAGGAACAGTTCAAGCAGGCCGCCGAACGGAAACTCGGCCCGGACGTGAAGCCCGGCGATGAGTTCGGTCACAGTACGAAGCTGATCCTGGTGGACCGCAAGGGCGTCATTCGCGGCATGTACGACGGCCTTCCCGACGACAACTTCCCTGACGGCAAGGACCTGTTCGAATCCGGATTAGAGCGGCTGAAGGGCCGGGTTCAAGAGCTGCTCAAGTAA
- the hutI gene encoding imidazolonepropionase, whose amino-acid sequence MERNSFDHVWINARLATFDPRVPGACGLLEGHVLAVRGETIAAVFPADSAEMCGYRGGITDCGGKLVTPGFIDCHTHLVWGGSRAAEWEMRLRGVPYTEIAKAGGGILSTVRATRTRSEDELLHAALPRLNALVAEGVTCVEIKSGYGLTLADELKMLRVAKKLRDVAAVEVSATLLAAHAVPPEFAGRADDYVSLIVNEMIPAVAKEQLADAVDVFCESIAFTPAQCDRIFSAAKAHGLAVKGHVEQLTNSHGAELVARYGGWSADHLEFLDDAGVAAMAKAGTVAVLLPGAFYFLREKQKPPVEQLRAAGVAMAIASDLNPGTSPFASLRLAMNMACVLYGFSPAEALAGVTREAAKALGRGGHLGTLEAGKRADFLVWDVQHPAEIVCQLGVTPLVSRVVRGKSSHA is encoded by the coding sequence ATGGAACGCAACTCGTTCGATCACGTCTGGATCAACGCCCGACTCGCTACCTTCGACCCGCGGGTGCCCGGGGCGTGCGGTTTGTTAGAAGGGCACGTTCTGGCGGTTCGCGGCGAGACGATCGCGGCCGTATTCCCGGCCGATTCGGCCGAAATGTGCGGCTACCGCGGCGGAATCACGGATTGCGGCGGCAAACTCGTCACACCGGGCTTCATCGACTGTCACACGCACCTCGTCTGGGGCGGGTCGCGGGCCGCCGAGTGGGAGATGCGGCTCCGCGGCGTGCCGTACACCGAAATCGCGAAAGCCGGCGGCGGTATCCTTTCCACCGTGCGCGCCACACGAACGCGGAGCGAAGACGAGTTGCTCCACGCGGCGCTTCCGCGCCTCAACGCGCTCGTCGCGGAAGGCGTGACGTGCGTCGAGATCAAATCCGGCTATGGGCTGACACTCGCTGACGAATTGAAGATGCTTCGCGTCGCGAAGAAACTGCGGGACGTCGCGGCTGTGGAGGTGTCTGCCACGCTCCTTGCCGCACATGCGGTCCCGCCGGAGTTCGCCGGCCGCGCCGACGATTACGTTTCGCTCATCGTGAACGAGATGATTCCCGCGGTCGCGAAGGAACAACTGGCGGACGCGGTGGACGTATTCTGTGAATCGATCGCCTTCACCCCGGCTCAGTGCGACCGCATCTTTAGTGCGGCGAAAGCGCATGGCCTCGCGGTGAAGGGCCACGTCGAGCAACTGACGAACTCCCACGGCGCCGAACTGGTTGCCCGGTACGGCGGCTGGTCGGCCGATCACCTCGAATTCCTCGACGACGCCGGCGTGGCCGCGATGGCGAAAGCCGGCACGGTTGCGGTCCTGTTACCCGGTGCGTTCTATTTCCTCCGCGAGAAGCAGAAACCGCCGGTGGAGCAACTCCGCGCCGCCGGCGTGGCGATGGCGATTGCTAGCGATCTGAACCCCGGTACGTCTCCGTTCGCGTCGTTGCGTCTCGCAATGAACATGGCGTGCGTGCTGTACGGCTTTTCGCCCGCGGAAGCGCTGGCCGGGGTCACGCGCGAAGCCGCGAAGGCGCTCGGACGTGGCGGTCATCTGGGTACGCTCGAAGCGGGCAAGCGGGCGGACTTTCTCGTCTGGGACGTTCAGCACCCGGCCGAGATCGTGTGTCAGTTGGGTGTCACGCCGCTCGTGTCGCGCGTCGTTCGGGGAAAATCGAGCCATGCCTGA
- the hutG gene encoding formimidoylglutamase, giving the protein MPDPDMSVWTGRIDTADGPNALRWHQMVKPLAADSPPGVALIGFACDEGVRRNGGRVGAKDGPRAIRAALANLAWHQERPVYDTGDVRCDDGDMEGTQMRLADVVERAIRAGHRPLVLGGGHEMAWGTFQGIVTARPDASVGVINIDAHLDLRADEPGNSGTPFNQIAKWFGGASRPFRYLCLGVAEPSNTATLFDRLGTLGGEYIPDVDFLPWGRQEPRDYIDEFIRRVEQVHLSVDLDVLPAATMPAVSAPAAHGLALETVEAILDRTLMSEKVAAIDLVELNPRFDIDSRGARVAARLVWQITKSWDRKGDWA; this is encoded by the coding sequence ATGCCTGATCCCGACATGAGCGTGTGGACGGGACGCATTGACACCGCGGACGGTCCGAACGCGCTGCGGTGGCACCAGATGGTGAAGCCGCTCGCCGCGGACTCGCCGCCGGGTGTCGCGCTGATCGGCTTCGCGTGTGACGAAGGCGTGCGCCGCAACGGCGGTCGTGTCGGAGCGAAGGACGGCCCGCGTGCGATTCGCGCGGCGCTCGCGAACCTCGCGTGGCACCAGGAGCGCCCCGTGTACGACACGGGCGACGTGCGCTGCGATGACGGCGACATGGAGGGCACGCAAATGCGCCTGGCGGATGTGGTTGAGAGAGCGATTCGTGCGGGGCACCGACCACTCGTACTCGGCGGCGGTCACGAAATGGCGTGGGGCACGTTTCAGGGAATCGTTACGGCCCGCCCCGATGCGAGTGTCGGCGTCATCAATATCGACGCACATCTCGATCTGCGTGCGGATGAGCCAGGAAATTCTGGCACGCCGTTCAATCAGATTGCGAAGTGGTTCGGAGGTGCCTCTCGGCCCTTTCGTTATTTGTGTCTGGGAGTTGCCGAGCCATCAAATACAGCCACCCTCTTCGATCGACTCGGAACGCTTGGCGGTGAGTACATACCCGATGTCGATTTTCTGCCGTGGGGACGTCAAGAACCTCGCGATTACATCGACGAATTTATTCGTCGAGTCGAGCAGGTTCACTTGAGCGTTGATCTCGATGTCCTCCCCGCAGCGACAATGCCCGCCGTCAGTGCGCCGGCTGCTCACGGCCTCGCGCTCGAAACAGTAGAGGCCATTCTCGATCGGACCTTGATGTCGGAGAAAGTCGCTGCGATTGATCTCGTGGAACTGAATCCGCGTTTCGACATTGATAGTCGTGGCGCGCGAGTCGCAGCGCGGCTCGTCTGGCAGATCACCAAGAGTTGGGACCGGAAAGGGGATTGGGCATGA